The following proteins come from a genomic window of Methanoculleus caldifontis:
- a CDS encoding ABC transporter permease — translation MSYLVYVAGFGVAVTVFLWLRDLRIFYRTGLAGYRKAAYWGVPCTAITLLGYFVTASAEGWELLGLGLVLLGLYLQGRVDRENVWHGEGTAERFFGRAERTKDKGSRKRL, via the coding sequence ATGTCCTACCTTGTCTACGTCGCAGGGTTCGGCGTTGCCGTCACCGTTTTCCTGTGGCTCCGCGACCTGCGGATCTTCTACCGTACCGGCCTGGCCGGCTACCGGAAGGCAGCCTACTGGGGGGTACCCTGCACGGCAATCACCCTGCTCGGCTACTTCGTCACCGCGTCTGCCGAAGGCTGGGAGCTTCTCGGCCTCGGCCTGGTCCTGCTCGGTCTCTACCTCCAGGGCCGGGTGGACCGGGAGAACGTCTGGCACGGCGAAGGCACCGCGGAGCGCTTCTTCGGCAGGGCGGAGCGCACAAAAGATAAGGGTTCGCGCAAGAGACTTTAA